The following are from one region of the Edwardsiella tarda ATCC 15947 = NBRC 105688 genome:
- a CDS encoding DEAD/DEAH box helicase — MTTRYFSSLIEQSLSRSTEATLSIMGITNPQLREHLAQQMGADCGESGSFLAAPVFQQMFGWKASSNTMRSLTEGKALLSKAVVDSLDDKNNGRYRFGADWKPFTHQLASWKALLEEKHSVVVTSGTGSGKTECFMVPVLEDLYRELHENGNNPLVGVRALFLYPLNALINSQRERLDAWTRGFGTGIRYCLYNGNTENLHAAVKSEQVKRPNEVLSREKMREEPAPILVTNGTMLEYMMVRQIDAPIIQQSKAQKSLRWIVLDEAHTYVGSQAAELALQLRRVMTAFGVTPDDVRFVATSATIAGGDAKKQLKKFLSELSGIPQERIDVLDGTRVIPELEPCKHIYIPLEEIEQIPDTDIKGVSPERFDALTHSPEAHYLREMLVTQPDPMKLDTMTQRLNTLTKQHYSQQDVLRWIDVCSGTQPNTKDPAFLKVRAHIFQRNTQGVWACVDKECRKKHGTPLEKGWPFGYVYVNQRQNCDCGCPVYELAFCNDCNEPHLLAQDKKGKLVQWENKGGDEFSLQDEVSVDHDATEEKVEKESGFQPPLIIAAEKTSEEGYTIQRLDRQTRRIGVGNSESIPLVINDIEQVCSASGCGYRGTSGKQPFRRALLGGPFYITNIVPTVLEYCQDFASDEGKEGVGPDSLPGRGRRLITFTDSRQGTARMAVRMQQEAERSRLRGSVVEILSWHQRTQTTVTPNANADLEKLSARAKQARNEAEEYRSWGMPEQAKLAEVQAEQLEQAIQLATGGKAATVLLSRTWTEMVNELKEKADIRGPILQYNHYLKPEIFNENGGPLKLSEMLLFREFMRRPKRTNSLETQGLVQVGYQGLEKIIKLPVHWEEKGLTLGDWQDFLKVTLDLYVRESNFTQLDDELKNWIGSRFSSKFVRNPETKDPEDNQNKRWPQIRNGNLSHRLVKLLMLGAGFKTANTATIDIINAWLKEAWNQLTGPLAVLKPDGNRFYLPKEHLTFSLITDGWICPVTNKILDTTFKGLTPYLPTHISFEHLSQVQFDTFVAQKVTMPEIWKLDRSQEDYAAGLAKVRDWVSKEPLIAQLRSENVWTDINDRIVEGGFYYRTAEHSAQQSSERLQSYEKMFKNGQLNVLNCSTTMEMGVDIGGITAVVMNNVPPHPANYLQRAGRAGRSKESRAISYTLCKGNPHDQQVFANPLWPFETMIPAPMVAMNSARLVQRHVNALLLSDFLCNVIGETEKEKTNLDSLWFFGEDDGQSKCERFKVWLERPVLDIDAALERLVKGTALHGARPDLLRDKTINAITFLQQRWLSVYRDLVAQERESQPQTPYRKRIELEKKRHCGEYLLRDLAARTFLPGYGFPTDVVTFDNFTMEDYVREKSRKSRDKKDREDNVSRYKGLPSRNLGVAIREYAPGAEIILDGRVFRSAGVSLHWHNINADTNEAQRLDCAWRCHKCGTIGYKEGMSNSGTLYCTNSACGEKIITENRRQVLQPAGFVTDAHAPVTNNIETMKFIPVVPAWVFVKAEPMPLPNPIMGYMTSGADGHVFQQSLGEGGHGYALCLSCGRAESMLNANDAPKSMEAHYPPRPGKADRDSQNQRLICPGSTALMKKVTLGALARTDVFEMVLRKPQNGEYLPDNTEEGRVVAMTLAVALRQALAGVLGISAAELGYAVRPVRLEDGQSVLAVQLYDVISGGAGFASSAPLHIESILQGMVKQLGCHHCDTSCSECLLDSQTRHDHDLLDRKAALAWLGDDFVYYVGLPDTETFSLPDARYCPGAISDTLRRAINEGAEKLTLWMNGPLNEWDLYARQFRAAIQNYRVKDNVAVDLVIPAGVDDPELMHELSQFTALGVRLCHSEQAPELPIVAQIAFADRVMTLASRSQQATIPGPGWHLNDELVVRSFGYQPVALNEFVLPGKAASAAERVKDIAIHKELNGPLSLFGQRFWDVLFNDHEEAQSLMKNQRIIGVHYTDRYLQNPVALVLLAALLKPLKPLLTDDAKVAIDTLFKPKDRAGNRPFHDWMSDADFQDFADQWFAAAMGRAVALRVFDSLRDIPHHRKLTVTFENGQVLKIRFDQGMGYWRINFASKWYYFDFSDDVSFQLGNMAQACQDGKVLNSEESWATDVLVEVMAA; from the coding sequence ATGACCACTCGCTATTTTTCGTCACTTATTGAACAATCATTGTCCCGTTCAACCGAAGCAACGCTAAGTATCATGGGGATCACAAACCCGCAGTTGCGCGAGCACCTCGCGCAGCAAATGGGTGCCGATTGTGGGGAATCAGGCTCATTTCTTGCTGCACCGGTATTCCAGCAAATGTTTGGCTGGAAAGCGTCAAGCAACACGATGCGCAGCCTAACGGAAGGCAAGGCATTACTAAGTAAAGCCGTTGTTGACTCGCTCGATGATAAGAACAATGGTCGCTACCGTTTTGGTGCTGACTGGAAACCCTTCACTCACCAGCTAGCCAGTTGGAAGGCTTTACTAGAAGAGAAACATTCAGTTGTGGTGACAAGTGGTACAGGTTCAGGCAAAACGGAATGTTTTATGGTGCCGGTGCTAGAAGATCTCTACCGGGAACTACATGAAAATGGCAATAATCCGCTGGTCGGTGTCAGGGCGCTTTTTCTCTATCCACTTAACGCCCTGATTAATTCACAACGTGAGCGCCTAGATGCCTGGACACGTGGTTTTGGCACCGGGATCCGATACTGCCTCTATAACGGTAATACTGAAAATCTCCACGCTGCAGTAAAAAGCGAGCAGGTAAAAAGGCCGAATGAAGTGCTCTCGCGTGAAAAGATGCGTGAAGAACCTGCTCCGATTCTGGTAACCAACGGCACAATGTTGGAATATATGATGGTCCGCCAAATCGATGCACCGATTATTCAGCAGTCCAAAGCTCAAAAGTCACTACGCTGGATAGTACTGGATGAAGCACATACCTATGTCGGCTCGCAGGCCGCTGAACTGGCACTCCAGCTGCGTCGTGTAATGACAGCATTTGGCGTGACGCCAGATGACGTGCGCTTTGTGGCAACCTCTGCAACTATTGCTGGAGGCGATGCCAAAAAACAGCTGAAAAAATTCCTCTCTGAATTATCCGGTATACCTCAGGAGCGTATTGACGTACTGGACGGAACTCGGGTGATTCCGGAACTCGAACCGTGCAAACACATTTATATTCCGTTAGAAGAAATTGAGCAAATCCCTGATACAGACATAAAGGGCGTAAGTCCAGAGCGCTTTGATGCACTTACGCATTCACCTGAAGCGCATTACTTGCGTGAGATGTTAGTCACTCAGCCGGATCCAATGAAGCTGGATACGATGACGCAGCGGTTAAATACGCTGACCAAGCAACATTATAGCCAGCAGGATGTGCTACGCTGGATCGACGTTTGCTCCGGCACTCAACCTAATACTAAAGATCCGGCATTTCTGAAGGTCAGAGCGCATATATTCCAGCGCAATACCCAGGGTGTGTGGGCTTGTGTTGATAAAGAGTGCAGAAAAAAGCACGGCACTCCGCTGGAAAAGGGCTGGCCCTTTGGCTATGTATATGTGAATCAGCGGCAAAATTGTGATTGCGGATGCCCAGTCTATGAATTGGCATTCTGTAATGATTGTAACGAGCCTCATCTTCTGGCACAGGACAAAAAGGGGAAATTAGTCCAATGGGAGAATAAAGGGGGCGATGAATTCTCTTTGCAGGATGAAGTATCTGTGGATCACGACGCTACAGAAGAAAAAGTTGAAAAAGAGAGCGGTTTCCAACCTCCACTTATTATTGCAGCAGAAAAGACCAGTGAAGAGGGCTACACCATCCAAAGGCTGGACCGCCAGACGCGTCGTATTGGCGTTGGTAACAGTGAAAGTATCCCATTGGTTATTAACGATATTGAGCAAGTTTGTAGCGCTAGTGGCTGTGGCTACAGGGGGACCAGCGGGAAACAACCGTTCCGTCGAGCTTTATTGGGTGGACCATTTTATATCACCAACATTGTGCCCACCGTTCTGGAGTATTGTCAGGACTTCGCCAGCGATGAAGGAAAAGAGGGAGTCGGACCAGATTCATTGCCAGGGCGAGGTCGTCGACTGATTACCTTTACCGATAGCCGGCAAGGAACGGCCCGAATGGCGGTACGCATGCAGCAGGAAGCTGAGCGCAGTCGTTTACGCGGTAGCGTGGTGGAAATTCTGAGCTGGCATCAACGAACGCAGACTACCGTCACACCGAATGCCAATGCCGATCTTGAAAAGTTATCCGCAAGGGCAAAACAGGCCCGAAATGAGGCAGAAGAATATAGAAGCTGGGGAATGCCAGAACAAGCAAAACTGGCAGAAGTGCAAGCTGAACAGCTTGAACAGGCTATTCAGCTTGCGACCGGTGGCAAAGCAGCGACGGTTCTGCTGTCCCGGACCTGGACGGAAATGGTTAATGAGCTTAAAGAGAAAGCTGATATTCGCGGTCCTATTCTGCAATATAACCACTACCTGAAGCCTGAAATCTTCAACGAAAATGGAGGCCCACTGAAGCTTTCAGAAATGTTGCTTTTCCGGGAGTTCATGCGTCGCCCTAAACGAACTAACAGTCTGGAAACGCAAGGGCTAGTCCAGGTTGGTTATCAGGGGTTGGAGAAAATAATTAAACTCCCGGTGCACTGGGAGGAAAAAGGGCTGACGCTGGGTGACTGGCAGGATTTTCTTAAGGTTACACTGGATTTATACGTTCGTGAAAGCAACTTCACGCAACTGGACGATGAATTGAAAAACTGGATTGGTAGTCGTTTTTCATCGAAATTCGTCCGTAACCCGGAAACGAAAGATCCTGAAGATAATCAGAACAAACGCTGGCCGCAAATCCGTAATGGCAACTTATCCCATCGTTTAGTGAAGTTGTTGATGTTGGGAGCGGGTTTCAAAACAGCAAATACGGCGACGATTGATATTATCAACGCGTGGCTGAAAGAAGCATGGAATCAACTTACCGGACCACTTGCCGTACTGAAGCCTGATGGTAACCGTTTCTATCTTCCAAAAGAGCATCTGACTTTTTCTTTAATCACGGATGGCTGGATTTGCCCGGTAACCAACAAAATTCTGGATACCACCTTTAAAGGCTTAACCCCTTATCTGCCAACCCATATTTCGTTTGAACATCTTAGCCAGGTGCAGTTCGACACGTTTGTTGCGCAAAAGGTCACCATGCCGGAAATCTGGAAGCTGGACCGTTCGCAAGAAGACTACGCGGCAGGTCTGGCGAAAGTTCGTGACTGGGTCAGCAAGGAGCCGCTGATCGCGCAATTACGTTCGGAAAACGTCTGGACGGATATCAACGATCGTATTGTGGAAGGGGGCTTCTATTACCGCACGGCTGAGCACTCAGCCCAGCAATCGTCGGAACGTCTGCAAAGTTACGAAAAGATGTTCAAAAACGGGCAACTGAATGTTCTCAACTGTTCCACCACCATGGAAATGGGGGTTGATATTGGCGGTATTACTGCCGTGGTGATGAACAACGTACCGCCGCATCCGGCCAACTATTTACAGCGTGCAGGGCGGGCCGGGCGTAGTAAGGAATCGCGAGCGATCTCTTATACCCTATGTAAAGGGAACCCGCATGACCAGCAGGTTTTTGCCAATCCGCTGTGGCCGTTTGAAACCATGATCCCGGCCCCGATGGTGGCGATGAATTCTGCCCGGCTGGTACAACGCCACGTCAATGCATTATTACTGTCCGACTTCCTATGCAACGTTATTGGTGAAACGGAGAAAGAAAAAACCAACCTCGACAGTCTCTGGTTTTTTGGTGAGGACGACGGGCAGTCAAAATGTGAACGCTTTAAAGTCTGGCTGGAGCGCCCGGTGCTTGATATCGACGCAGCGCTGGAACGGCTGGTGAAAGGTACGGCGCTACATGGTGCCAGACCTGACCTGCTGCGGGATAAAACCATTAACGCGATTACTTTCCTGCAACAGCGATGGCTTTCCGTCTATCGCGATCTTGTGGCTCAAGAGCGCGAATCACAGCCGCAAACGCCTTATCGCAAGCGCATCGAACTGGAGAAAAAACGTCACTGTGGCGAGTATTTGTTGCGCGATCTGGCAGCCAGAACCTTCCTGCCTGGTTATGGCTTCCCGACGGATGTGGTGACGTTTGATAACTTCACGATGGAGGACTATGTCCGTGAAAAATCGCGGAAAAGTCGGGATAAAAAAGATCGCGAAGATAACGTGTCACGCTACAAAGGGCTGCCCTCCCGTAACCTGGGAGTCGCCATCCGGGAATATGCGCCAGGCGCAGAGATCATTCTTGATGGTCGGGTCTTCCGCTCCGCTGGTGTCTCGTTGCACTGGCACAATATTAACGCGGATACCAATGAGGCCCAGCGTCTGGATTGCGCCTGGCGCTGCCACAAATGCGGTACGATTGGCTATAAAGAGGGGATGAGCAACTCCGGGACGCTCTATTGCACCAACAGCGCGTGTGGTGAAAAAATTATCACTGAAAATCGCCGTCAGGTGCTGCAGCCTGCCGGGTTTGTGACCGATGCGCATGCGCCAGTGACCAACAATATTGAAACCATGAAATTCATCCCGGTGGTCCCTGCATGGGTATTTGTTAAAGCCGAACCAATGCCGCTGCCTAACCCAATAATGGGATATATGACCTCTGGCGCTGACGGGCATGTCTTCCAGCAAAGCCTGGGAGAAGGTGGGCATGGTTACGCGTTATGTCTGAGCTGTGGACGTGCAGAGTCGATGTTGAATGCCAACGACGCACCGAAGAGTATGGAAGCACACTACCCACCGCGCCCGGGAAAAGCGGATCGCGATAGCCAGAATCAACGTCTAATTTGTCCCGGTTCGACGGCGCTTATGAAGAAGGTCACGCTGGGGGCTCTGGCGCGAACGGATGTCTTTGAAATGGTACTACGCAAGCCGCAAAACGGTGAATATCTGCCGGATAACACTGAAGAGGGGCGGGTTGTCGCCATGACCCTTGCTGTTGCGCTGCGCCAGGCGCTGGCGGGTGTTCTGGGTATCTCTGCCGCAGAGCTGGGCTACGCTGTTCGTCCGGTCCGGTTGGAGGACGGGCAATCGGTTTTAGCCGTTCAGCTGTATGATGTGATCAGTGGTGGGGCTGGTTTTGCCTCCAGTGCGCCATTGCATATTGAGTCTATTCTTCAGGGAATGGTCAAACAGCTAGGGTGTCATCATTGTGATACCTCCTGCAGTGAATGCCTGCTCGACTCCCAGACTCGCCACGATCACGATTTACTGGACCGAAAGGCGGCACTGGCCTGGCTTGGGGATGACTTCGTCTACTATGTTGGTTTGCCGGATACGGAGACATTCTCGCTGCCGGATGCCCGCTACTGCCCGGGAGCCATTAGCGACACTCTTCGCCGGGCGATTAACGAAGGGGCTGAAAAACTCACGCTGTGGATGAACGGGCCGCTCAATGAGTGGGATCTCTATGCCCGCCAGTTCCGGGCTGCTATACAGAACTACCGGGTAAAAGATAACGTTGCGGTTGATCTTGTCATCCCGGCAGGCGTCGATGATCCTGAATTGATGCACGAGCTTTCGCAGTTTACTGCTCTGGGTGTACGGTTATGTCATAGCGAACAGGCTCCGGAACTGCCGATTGTGGCACAAATCGCCTTTGCCGATCGGGTCATGACGCTGGCTTCACGCAGCCAGCAGGCAACGATCCCGGGACCGGGCTGGCATCTGAATGACGAGCTGGTGGTTCGTAGCTTTGGTTATCAACCGGTAGCGCTGAACGAGTTTGTTCTGCCGGGGAAAGCCGCGAGCGCGGCTGAACGCGTCAAAGATATTGCGATCCATAAAGAGCTGAACGGCCCGCTTTCGCTGTTCGGACAACGCTTCTGGGACGTTCTGTTTAACGACCATGAAGAGGCGCAGTCGCTGATGAAAAATCAGCGGATCATCGGCGTTCACTATACCGATCGCTATCTGCAAAACCCGGTTGCGCTGGTGCTACTGGCGGCGTTATTGAAACCGCTGAAGCCGTTACTGACTGATGACGCTAAGGTGGCGATTGATACGTTATTCAAACCTAAAGATCGCGCCGGTAACCGGCCTTTCCATGACTGGATGAGCGACGCGGATTTTCAGGATTTCGCCGACCAGTGGTTTGCCGCGGCAATGGGCAGGGCGGTAGCGCTAAGAGTATTCGACTCGCTGCGCGACATTCCCCACCATCGTAAACTGACGGTGACCTTTGAGAATGGTCAGGTATTAAAGATTCGTTTTGATCAGGGGATGGGGTACTGGCGTATCAACTTTGCATCGAAATGGTATTACTTTGACTTCAGCGATGACGTTTCCTTCCAGTTAGGCAATATGGCGCAGGCCTGTCAGGATGGCAAGGTGCTTAACAGCGAAGAAAGCTGGGCAACGGATGTGCTGGTGGAGGTGATGGCAGCGTAA
- a CDS encoding restriction endonuclease subunit S, translating to MSGGKLPEGWAIAPVSTVTTLIRGVTYKKEQAINYLQDDYLPLIRANNIQNGKFDTTDLVFVPKNLVKESQKISPEDIVIAMSSGSKSVVGKSAHQRLPFECSFGAFCGALRPEKCISPSFIAHFTKSSFYRNKISSLSAGANINNIKPASFDLINIPIPALAEQKIIAEKLDTLLAQVDSTKARLEQIPQILKRFRQAVLVSAVNGKLQAEPANNKNCTIGSLCLTSFDGPFGSKLKTSDYTDSGVRVVRLENIGHLEFKSAKETFISYVKYENLYSNTLKEDDLLFSSFVDEDVRVCLVPKSDEIFINKADCFCLRIDPSLASPHYLALVLASKTSYEQIKEKVQGITRPRINLRTLRSLSFDIPPLKKQHEIVRRVEQLFAYADTIEKQVNSALTRVNSLTQSILAKAFRGELTAQWRAENPDLISGENSAAALLEKIKAERAASGGKKASRKKA from the coding sequence ATGAGTGGGGGGAAATTGCCGGAGGGGTGGGCTATAGCTCCAGTATCGACAGTCACAACCCTAATCCGAGGGGTCACATATAAAAAAGAGCAGGCAATCAATTATCTACAAGATGATTATTTGCCTCTTATCCGTGCAAACAATATTCAAAATGGCAAGTTTGATACTACAGACTTGGTTTTTGTGCCTAAAAACCTTGTTAAAGAAAGTCAAAAAATATCTCCTGAAGATATTGTTATTGCGATGTCTTCAGGGAGTAAATCTGTAGTCGGTAAATCCGCACATCAGCGCCTACCATTTGAATGTAGTTTCGGCGCATTTTGCGGGGCATTACGTCCTGAGAAATGCATATCCCCGAGTTTTATTGCTCATTTCACAAAATCTTCCTTTTATAGGAACAAAATTTCATCACTTTCTGCTGGTGCAAATATTAATAATATTAAGCCAGCAAGCTTTGATTTAATAAATATACCAATCCCGGCACTTGCCGAACAAAAAATCATCGCCGAAAAGCTCGACACGCTACTGGCGCAGGTAGACAGCACCAAAGCACGTCTTGAGCAAATCCCACAAATTCTGAAACGTTTTCGTCAGGCGGTGTTGGTATCGGCAGTCAATGGTAAATTACAAGCGGAGCCAGCAAACAATAAAAATTGTACTATAGGCTCCTTATGCCTTACTTCATTCGATGGGCCATTTGGATCAAAGCTTAAAACATCTGACTATACTGATTCCGGAGTCAGAGTCGTGAGATTAGAAAATATAGGCCACCTGGAGTTCAAAAGTGCAAAAGAAACCTTCATTAGCTATGTGAAATATGAAAATTTATACAGTAATACATTGAAAGAAGACGATCTTCTTTTTTCCTCATTTGTTGATGAGGATGTAAGAGTATGCCTCGTGCCGAAAAGTGATGAAATATTTATCAATAAAGCTGATTGTTTTTGCTTAAGAATTGATCCATCACTAGCATCACCACATTATCTTGCACTTGTTTTAGCCAGCAAAACCTCTTACGAACAAATTAAGGAAAAGGTGCAGGGGATTACTCGTCCAAGGATAAATCTCAGAACGCTACGCTCATTGAGTTTTGATATTCCTCCCCTTAAGAAACAACACGAAATCGTCCGCCGCGTCGAACAACTCTTCGCCTACGCCGACACCATCGAAAAGCAGGTCAACAGCGCCCTGACCCGCGTCAACAGCCTCACCCAGTCGATCCTGGCGAAGGCCTTCCGCGGCGAGCTTACCGCCCAGTGGCGGGCTGAAAACCCGGACCTGATCAGCGGTGAAAACAGCGCAGCCGCGCTGCTGGAAAAAATTAAGGCTGAACGCGCCGCCAGCGGCGGTAAAAAAGCCTCGCGTAAAAAAGCATAA
- the symE gene encoding endoribonuclease SymE, with protein sequence MTDTHSIADPCDPEVSPTNNRHLTVSYASRYPDYTHVPAIIMKGQWLETAGFTTGCKFDVRVMPGCIVLTTKLPEPEEPALLQSLRRVCKLSARKQRQVQEFIDVITGKRTT encoded by the coding sequence ATGACTGATACCCATTCTATTGCAGATCCGTGCGATCCAGAAGTCTCCCCAACAAATAACCGTCATCTTACCGTGAGTTATGCGAGCCGTTATCCGGATTACACGCATGTTCCGGCAATTATTATGAAAGGCCAGTGGCTGGAAACCGCCGGTTTTACCACTGGCTGCAAATTCGATGTCAGAGTGATGCCTGGCTGCATCGTGCTGACGACAAAACTGCCTGAGCCGGAAGAACCGGCGTTATTGCAGTCGCTGCGTCGGGTGTGCAAACTGTCCGCCCGTAAGCAGCGGCAGGTACAGGAATTTATCGATGTGATTACTGGCAAACGTACTACCTGA